The Amycolatopsis mongoliensis genome includes a window with the following:
- a CDS encoding carbohydrate ABC transporter permease — protein sequence MRSRRFGLSMGYLAAIVVLGVTVVPLLFVVLGGFRTNAQINSAPAGLPGPWVTDNYASVLGSGAFWTFLGNSALVAVIATAVAVGLGSMAGYALSRYHFKGREALYTLFTLGLLFPLTVATLPLYLWLRQLGMLETFWGVAIPEAAFSLPVTIVILRPFMHAIPGELEDAAVLDGATRLGFFWRILLPLSAPALTTVGVLAFVTSWNAYLLPLLVFNDSAHFTLPLGVATFQSQYSQDTARVLAFTALSMIPALAFFVLAERRIVGGLTGSVKG from the coding sequence ATGCGCTCCCGCAGGTTCGGCCTGTCGATGGGGTACCTCGCGGCGATCGTCGTGCTCGGCGTGACGGTCGTGCCGCTGCTGTTCGTCGTGCTCGGCGGGTTCCGCACCAACGCGCAGATCAACTCCGCCCCGGCCGGCCTGCCCGGTCCGTGGGTGACGGACAACTACGCCTCGGTCCTCGGTTCGGGCGCGTTCTGGACGTTCCTCGGCAACAGCGCGCTGGTCGCGGTGATCGCGACCGCGGTCGCCGTCGGCCTGGGGTCGATGGCCGGGTACGCGCTTTCGCGCTATCACTTCAAGGGCCGGGAGGCGTTGTACACGCTGTTCACGCTCGGCCTGCTGTTCCCGCTGACCGTGGCGACGCTGCCGCTGTACCTGTGGCTGCGCCAGCTGGGCATGCTCGAGACCTTCTGGGGCGTGGCCATCCCCGAGGCGGCGTTTTCGCTGCCGGTGACGATCGTGATCCTGCGCCCGTTCATGCACGCCATCCCGGGCGAGCTCGAGGACGCCGCCGTCCTCGACGGCGCGACCCGGCTCGGGTTCTTCTGGCGCATCCTGCTGCCCCTGTCGGCGCCCGCGCTGACCACGGTCGGCGTGCTCGCCTTCGTCACCAGCTGGAACGCCTACCTGCTGCCCCTGCTGGTGTTCAACGACTCCGCGCACTTCACGCTCCCGCTCGGCGTCGCCACCTTCCAGTCCCAGTACTCGCAGGACACCGCCCGGGTGCTCGCGTTCACCGCGTTGTCGATGATCCCGGCACTCGCGTTCTTCGTGCTCGCCGAACGGCGCATCGTCGGCGGGCTGACCGGATCCGTGAAGGGCTGA